Proteins from one Primulina huaijiensis isolate GDHJ02 chromosome 18, ASM1229523v2, whole genome shotgun sequence genomic window:
- the LOC140964114 gene encoding loganic acid O-methyltransferase-like: protein MAEGAPMNGGKGIYSYANNSHIQREGFNAAKNLIMDILIQNLDVKSLVSSTISKTFTIADLGCSIGPNTFLAMENIIDGVEHKYRVEGLDPKNLEFQVFFNDQVANDFNTLFASLPVDRRYYVAGVPGSFYGRLFPRKSICLAYSSSSIHWLSKVPKELVDKNSPAWNKGKIHYTGATNEVVGAYAAQFDEDMDVFLNARGEEIVKGGMIVIIMPGVPDGGTVTHDVGIAFSFLESILIDMVKEGLINQDEVDSFNIPHVYPSVKQMSRIVEKNGCFSIVNMKLRNARIDPKAPIDPEFAVMHFRALAEGTFTNHFGGDTVEEIFRRAIQLKSKLGHMLDSSGIEAGSQLFAVLMRK from the exons ATGGCAGAAGGAGCTCCAATGAATGGTGGTAAAGGCATATATAGTTATGCAAACAATTCTCATATTCAG AGAGAGGGCTTCAATGCAGCAAAGAACCTAATCATGGATATACTAATTCAAAATCTTGATGTGAAATCATTAGTATCGTCAACGATATCAAAGACATTCACCATTGCAGACTTGGGTTGTTCGATTGGTCCGAACACTTTCTTAGCCATGGAAAACATAATTGACGGCGTTGAACACAAGTACCGCGTTGAGGGTCTCGATCCCAAGAACCTCGAATTTCAAGTTTTCTTCAATGACCAAGTTGCTAATGACTTTAATACTCTTTTCGCGTCTCTTCCTGTTGATAGACGCTATTATGTAGCAGGGGTACCAGGATCATTTTACGGCCGATTATTCCCTAGAAAATCCATTTGCTTGGCATATTCCTCTTCTTCAATCCACTGGCTTTCTAAGGTGCCGAAAGAATTGGTTGATAAAAACTCTCCGGCATGGAATAAAGGTAAAATTCACTATACAGGCGCGACAAATGAAGTTGTGGGAGCTTATGCAGCACAATTTGATGAGGATATGGATGTCTTTCTAAATGCAAGAGGGGAAGAGATTGTGAAAGGGGGGATGATTGTCATAATCATGCCTGGTGTGCCTGATGGGGGGACTGTTACGCATGATGTTGGCATAGCTTTTAGTTTTCTTGAATCCATCCTCATTGATATGGTTAAAGAG GGACTCATAAATCAAGATGAAGTGGACTCATTCAACATCCCTCATGTATATCCTTCGGTTAAACAAATGTCGAGAATTGTGGAGAAAAATGGGTGTTTTAGCATAGTAAATATGAAGCTAAGGAATGCTCGAATAGACCCTAAAGCACCTATAGACCCTGAGTTTGCAGTGATGCACTTTAGAGCACTTGCAGAAGGAACTTTTACAAATCACTTCGGTGGCGATACAGTTGAAGAAATCTTTCGAAGGGCCATTCAGCTAAAATCAAAACTTGGTCACATGTTGGATTCCTCAGGAATTGAGGCTGGTTCGCAATTATTTGCAGTTCTTATGCGAAAATGA